The Staphylococcus sp. KG4-3 genome has a window encoding:
- a CDS encoding folylpolyglutamate synthase/dihydrofolate synthase family protein: MNYLDSLYWIHERTKFGIKPGVKRMEWMLDRLNNPQFNINGIHVGGTNGKGSTVSYLRSALVDNGYDVGTFTSPFIETFNERISLNGVPISDDDIVKLVQRVKPVSEALEVETDLGTATEFEIITTMMFLYFGEIHPVDFVIVEAGLGIKNDSTNVFKPILSILTSIGLDHTDILGDTYVDIAKDKGAIVKPNTPIIYAVKNEEALKVIRDYVEQQNAEGIELDRDISVISEDEEFTYRYKDYELETLLLNMLGEHQKENAALAITALIELNESDIVDLDFNKMIDGIESVSWTGRIEQVKERPLMIVDGAHNVESVEALISTMKNYYHTENIDILFSAIKGKPLNAMVDQLKTIASTFYITDFDFPKALTKETIFDEVRFDQKVLVDDYVKFIESYEGDGLIITGSLYFISEVKAKVNFS, encoded by the coding sequence ATGAATTACCTAGATAGCTTATATTGGATACATGAACGAACTAAATTTGGTATTAAACCAGGCGTCAAACGTATGGAGTGGATGTTGGATAGACTAAATAATCCTCAATTTAATATAAACGGTATTCATGTTGGTGGCACAAATGGCAAAGGGTCCACGGTGTCGTATCTACGTTCAGCACTTGTTGATAACGGATATGATGTGGGCACTTTCACATCGCCATTTATTGAAACATTCAACGAACGTATTAGTTTGAATGGTGTACCAATAAGTGATGATGATATTGTTAAATTAGTTCAAAGAGTAAAACCAGTAAGCGAAGCCTTAGAAGTGGAAACTGACCTTGGAACTGCAACCGAATTTGAGATTATTACAACGATGATGTTTTTATATTTTGGTGAAATCCACCCAGTTGACTTTGTAATTGTTGAAGCGGGATTAGGTATTAAAAATGATTCTACCAATGTTTTTAAACCAATCTTATCAATATTGACAAGTATAGGTTTAGACCATACTGATATATTGGGCGACACGTATGTAGATATTGCAAAAGACAAAGGTGCGATAGTAAAACCAAACACACCTATTATTTATGCTGTGAAAAACGAAGAAGCGCTTAAAGTTATTCGTGATTATGTTGAACAACAAAATGCTGAAGGAATTGAGTTGGATAGAGATATTAGTGTTATCTCTGAAGATGAAGAATTCACTTATCGCTATAAAGATTATGAACTTGAGACGCTTTTATTAAATATGTTAGGTGAACACCAAAAAGAAAATGCCGCGTTAGCAATTACCGCACTTATTGAATTAAATGAGTCAGATATCGTTGATTTAGATTTCAATAAAATGATTGATGGTATTGAATCGGTGAGTTGGACTGGTCGAATTGAACAAGTGAAAGAACGTCCTTTGATGATTGTCGATGGCGCACATAACGTTGAAAGTGTAGAAGCGTTAATAAGTACGATGAAAAATTATTATCATACTGAAAATATTGATATTTTATTTTCTGCAATCAAAGGAAAACCTTTAAATGCTATGGTGGATCAACTAAAAACGATTGCTTCTACATTCTATATAACAGATTTTGATTTTCCGAAAGCTTTAACAAAAGAAACGATTTTTGATGAAGTTCGATTTGATCAAAAAGTACTTGTTGATGATTATGTGAAGTTTATCGAATCATATGAAGGCGACGGTTTAATTATTACTGGAAGCTTGTACTTTATAAGTGAAGTAAAAGCTAAAGTTAATTTTAGTTAA
- a CDS encoding valine--tRNA ligase has product MEMKPKYNPNEVESGRYDQWVNNGYFKATEDSSKETYTIVIPPPNVTGKLHLGHAWDTTLQDILTRMKRMQGYDTLYLPGMDHAGIATQAKVEAKLNEQGLSRHDLGREKFLEQAWDWKEEYANFIREQWAKLGLGLDYSRERFTLDEGLSKAVKKVFVDMYNKGLIYRGEYIINWDPIARTALSDIEVIHEDVEGKFYHFKYPYADGDGFIEIATTRPETMLGDTAIVVNPNDERYKDVIGKKVILPIIGRELPILADEYVDIEFGSGAMKVTPAHDPNDFEIGNRHDLERIIVMDESGKMNDKAGKYQGMDRFDCREQLVKDLEAEDLVIKIEAHEHSVGHSERSGAVVEPYLSTQWFVKMKPLAEQALDNQKTDDRIDFVPARFEKTFNRWMEEIRDWTISRQLWWGHQIPAWYHKETGEIYVGESAPEDIENWTQDEDVLDTWFSSALWPFSTLGWPDTEAEDFQRYFPTNALVTGYDIIFFWVARMIFQGLEFTGKRPFNDVLLHGLVRAEDGRKMSKSLGNGVDPMDVIDEYGADSLRYFLATGSSPGHDLRYSTEKVESVWNFINKIWNAARFSIMNIGEDFKVEDVDLSGNLSLADKWILTRLNETIANVTDLSDKYEFGEVGRTLYNFIWDEFCDWYIEMSKIPMNGEDEAQKQVTRSVLTYVLDNTMRMLHPFMPFVTEQIWQNLPHEGETIVNASWPKVNDELTFDDSKETMQQLVEIIKSVRQSRLEVDTPLSKAIPIFIKAKDDNIKETLLNNSNYIDRFCHPSELTIDMDIEIPEKAMTSVTTAGEVVLPLEGLIDMDKEIERLENELLKWEKELDRVNKKLANENFVNKAPEKVINEEREKKQTYQEKYDGVKLRINQLKA; this is encoded by the coding sequence ATGGAAATGAAACCAAAATATAATCCGAACGAAGTCGAGTCTGGACGTTATGACCAATGGGTTAACAATGGTTATTTTAAAGCGACAGAAGATAGTTCAAAAGAGACATATACAATTGTAATTCCACCACCAAACGTAACTGGTAAATTACATTTAGGGCATGCATGGGATACTACATTACAAGATATATTAACGCGAATGAAACGTATGCAAGGCTATGATACTTTATATTTACCAGGCATGGATCATGCAGGTATTGCTACGCAAGCAAAAGTAGAAGCAAAGTTAAACGAGCAAGGTTTATCAAGACATGATTTAGGTCGAGAAAAATTCCTTGAACAAGCTTGGGATTGGAAAGAAGAATACGCTAATTTTATCAGAGAACAGTGGGCGAAACTTGGCCTAGGCTTAGATTACAGTAGAGAACGTTTCACGTTAGACGAAGGTTTAAGTAAAGCTGTGAAAAAAGTATTTGTGGATATGTATAATAAAGGTTTAATATATCGCGGTGAATATATTATAAATTGGGATCCAATCGCACGTACTGCTTTATCTGACATTGAAGTAATACATGAAGATGTTGAAGGTAAGTTTTACCATTTTAAATATCCATATGCAGATGGTGATGGATTTATTGAAATTGCTACAACACGTCCTGAAACAATGTTAGGTGATACTGCGATTGTCGTAAACCCTAATGATGAACGTTACAAAGATGTTATTGGGAAGAAAGTAATTTTACCTATCATTGGTAGAGAACTACCTATATTAGCAGATGAATATGTTGATATTGAATTTGGTAGTGGTGCAATGAAAGTAACACCAGCACATGACCCTAATGACTTTGAAATAGGAAATCGCCATGATTTAGAACGCATTATCGTAATGGATGAATCAGGCAAAATGAATGATAAAGCTGGTAAGTATCAAGGCATGGATCGATTTGATTGTCGTGAGCAATTAGTGAAAGATCTAGAGGCTGAAGACCTTGTTATTAAAATTGAGGCACATGAACATTCAGTAGGTCATTCAGAGCGTTCTGGCGCAGTTGTAGAGCCGTATTTATCAACACAATGGTTTGTTAAAATGAAACCACTTGCTGAGCAAGCACTAGATAATCAAAAAACAGACGATAGAATTGATTTTGTTCCTGCACGTTTTGAAAAAACTTTTAATCGTTGGATGGAAGAAATTAGAGACTGGACAATATCACGTCAACTTTGGTGGGGGCATCAAATTCCAGCTTGGTACCATAAAGAAACGGGCGAAATTTATGTGGGTGAATCAGCACCTGAAGATATTGAAAATTGGACTCAAGATGAAGACGTATTAGATACTTGGTTCTCAAGTGCTTTATGGCCATTTTCAACATTAGGTTGGCCAGATACAGAAGCAGAAGACTTCCAACGTTACTTCCCAACTAATGCATTAGTAACTGGATATGACATTATCTTCTTCTGGGTTGCAAGAATGATATTCCAAGGTTTAGAATTTACTGGAAAACGTCCTTTTAACGATGTATTATTACACGGATTAGTCCGTGCAGAAGACGGGAGGAAGATGAGTAAATCACTTGGCAATGGTGTGGATCCTATGGATGTCATTGATGAGTATGGTGCAGACAGCTTAAGATACTTCCTTGCTACAGGTTCATCTCCTGGTCATGATTTACGTTATTCTACTGAAAAAGTTGAATCTGTATGGAATTTCATTAATAAAATATGGAATGCTGCGAGATTTAGTATTATGAATATTGGTGAAGACTTTAAGGTAGAAGATGTAGACTTATCAGGAAACCTTTCTCTTGCAGATAAGTGGATTTTAACTCGATTAAATGAAACCATTGCAAATGTTACGGATTTAAGTGATAAATATGAATTTGGTGAGGTTGGTCGTACTCTTTATAACTTTATTTGGGATGAATTCTGTGATTGGTATATCGAGATGAGTAAGATACCTATGAACGGTGAAGATGAAGCGCAAAAGCAAGTTACACGTTCAGTACTTACGTATGTTCTCGATAACACAATGAGAATGTTACACCCATTTATGCCATTTGTTACTGAGCAAATATGGCAAAACTTACCTCATGAAGGTGAAACAATTGTAAACGCATCTTGGCCAAAAGTGAATGACGAACTCACATTTGATGACAGTAAAGAAACGATGCAACAACTTGTTGAAATTATTAAATCAGTTAGACAATCACGTCTTGAAGTAGATACGCCGCTTTCAAAGGCAATTCCAATCTTTATTAAAGCAAAAGATGATAATATCAAAGAGACATTGTTAAACAATTCGAATTATATTGATAGATTCTGTCATCCAAGTGAATTGACAATTGATATGGATATTGAAATTCCTGAAAAAGCCATGACCTCTGTTACGACTGCTGGTGAAGTTGTGTTACCATTGGAAGGTCTAATAGATATGGATAAAGAAATTGAGCGTTTAGAGAATGAACTCTTGAAATGGGAAAAAGAGCTCGATCGCGTGAATAAGAAATTAGCAAATGAAAACTTCGTCAATAAAGCACCTGAAAAAGTTATTAATGAAGAACGTGAGAAGAAACAAACATATCAAGAGAAATATGACGGTGTTAAATTACGAATTAATCAATTAAAAGCATAG